Proteins co-encoded in one Zymomonas mobilis subsp. mobilis ATCC 10988 genomic window:
- a CDS encoding glycine zipper 2TM domain-containing protein, translating to MKRLSFALALILMAPIAAVQAQPPGGSPPPNYYGDRDDGRGGNWDRGDRGGYRDGGRDGGYYRGGGRRGGYRDGRLGPNDRIYRGNDGRYYCHRSDGTTGTIIGALGGGLLGDVIAPGGSKTIGTLLGAGGGALIGRQIDRNKIRCR from the coding sequence GTGAAACGGTTATCGTTTGCTCTGGCACTCATTTTGATGGCACCTATTGCAGCAGTGCAGGCACAACCTCCGGGTGGATCACCCCCGCCCAATTATTATGGCGATCGTGACGATGGTCGCGGTGGCAATTGGGATAGAGGCGATCGGGGTGGCTATCGCGATGGTGGCCGTGACGGTGGTTATTATCGCGGCGGCGGACGTCGTGGCGGATATCGGGATGGCCGTTTAGGCCCCAATGATCGCATTTATCGCGGTAATGATGGCCGCTATTATTGCCATCGTTCTGATGGTACGACCGGAACGATCATTGGCGCTCTTGGCGGCGGCTTGCTGGGCGACGTTATCGCACCGGGTGGGTCAAAAACTATCGGCACGCTTCTGGGTGCTGGCGGCGGCGCTCTTATCGGACGTCAGATTGACCGGAATAAAATTCGCTGCCGTTAA